One Verrucomicrobiota bacterium DNA segment encodes these proteins:
- a CDS encoding gluconate 2-dehydrogenase subunit 3 family protein, whose amino-acid sequence MKTREDRTIWTASRLMGRRQAIKRTALLSGGMVLLKHSLLGQASSLSIPTSTTFGPKEESLLQLVVDTLIPATDTPGAKALAVDRFVLLMVNDCHSEEEQTAFYAGLHNLDAFTEKHVGQSFTMCDADTRVEALNSLSKSPDTTPDLQAFFKITKDRTIQGYLESKYVMTEALPHKMIPDPYDGYYPASKLGGEI is encoded by the coding sequence TGGACAGCCTCCAGGCTTATGGGCCGTCGACAAGCCATTAAGAGAACTGCCTTGCTCTCAGGAGGAATGGTCCTCCTCAAACATTCACTGCTTGGGCAGGCTTCCAGTCTATCCATTCCAACAAGCACCACGTTTGGCCCCAAGGAGGAAAGCCTATTGCAATTAGTCGTCGATACGCTGATTCCGGCGACGGATACTCCAGGAGCAAAAGCGTTGGCCGTTGATCGCTTTGTATTACTGATGGTGAACGACTGTCACAGTGAAGAAGAGCAGACCGCCTTTTACGCGGGCCTGCATAACTTGGACGCCTTTACCGAAAAACACGTTGGCCAATCTTTTACTATGTGCGACGCCGATACTCGAGTTGAGGCTCTCAATAGCTTGAGTAAAAGCCCTGACACCACTCCGGATTTACAGGCATTTTTCAAGATCACCAAGGACCGGACGATACAAGGGTATCTAGAATCCAAATACGTTATGACTGAGGCGCTTCCGCATAAAATGATACCGGATCCTTACGATGGCTATTATCCTGCAAGCAAACTGGGAGGGGAAATTTAA